One genomic segment of Peribacillus sp. FSL H8-0477 includes these proteins:
- a CDS encoding DUF2804 domain-containing protein has translation MRNHEITSVHPLLDERGVLAESGYSKRELLTYNRFAIKANPWRIKEWDYYLISNNEFAVALTIADNSYMGLISASLLDFKIPSQLTTSVMTLAPGGKMKLPSSSKIGDAVFRNKRVEAEFYNDGRKRQLNFKMKKFHQTDDLFVEVELFDEPEESMVIATPFKEDKKAFYYNQKINPIRAKGKVLFAGREYLFDPADSFAVLDWGRGVWTYKNTWYWGSASGLIEGVPFGFNIGYGFGDTTAATENMLFYQGKAHKLDDVDFQIPINKENSEEYMKPWTFHSSDGRFEMTFNPIIDRHAYSSVLLISSNQHQVFGRFSGKVLLDDGKEIIVKDLLGFAEKVSNKW, from the coding sequence GTGAGGAATCACGAGATTACGAGTGTCCATCCATTATTAGATGAACGAGGCGTGTTAGCTGAATCAGGGTATTCAAAAAGGGAGCTTCTAACCTACAATCGCTTTGCCATTAAAGCTAACCCTTGGCGGATAAAAGAATGGGATTATTACTTGATCTCGAATAATGAGTTTGCGGTGGCATTAACCATTGCAGATAATTCCTATATGGGTTTAATCAGCGCTTCTCTGCTGGACTTTAAGATACCGAGTCAACTAACGACCAGCGTCATGACCTTAGCACCAGGAGGCAAAATGAAACTTCCCAGCAGTTCGAAAATTGGGGATGCCGTATTTCGTAATAAGCGAGTGGAGGCTGAGTTCTATAATGACGGCAGGAAAAGACAGCTGAACTTTAAAATGAAAAAGTTTCATCAAACGGATGACCTGTTTGTGGAAGTAGAGCTATTTGATGAACCAGAGGAATCAATGGTTATTGCTACCCCTTTTAAAGAAGATAAAAAGGCGTTTTATTATAACCAAAAGATTAATCCGATTCGCGCAAAGGGAAAGGTACTATTCGCTGGGCGTGAGTATCTGTTTGATCCTGCTGATTCCTTTGCCGTTTTAGATTGGGGACGCGGTGTCTGGACATATAAAAATACTTGGTATTGGGGTTCAGCTTCAGGATTAATTGAGGGAGTACCGTTTGGCTTTAATATTGGCTATGGGTTTGGTGATACAACAGCGGCGACAGAAAACATGCTTTTTTATCAGGGAAAGGCACATAAACTCGATGATGTAGATTTTCAAATTCCAATCAATAAAGAAAACTCAGAGGAGTACATGAAGCCTTGGACATTTCATTCAAGTGACGGCAGATTTGAGATGACATTTAATCCGATTATTGACCGACATGCCTATTCATCCGTACTCCTTATTTCGAGTAATCAACATCAGGTCTTTGGACGGTTTTCTGGAAAGGTTCTTTTGGACGACGGTAAAGAAATTATTGTAAAAGATTTATTAGGCTTTGCAGAAAAAGTAAGTAATAAATGGTGA
- a CDS encoding carbohydrate ABC transporter permease, whose amino-acid sequence MSNRRLLYLVEIMGILLALVWLFPFYLMGVNAFKEKRDIFADTIGLPETWTWDNFVQAFEQLGFINAFGNSLLITGVSTVLIIIFSAMAAYALSRNKSKFSSWIFFVFVASMLIPFQSVMIPLVAQFGKLDMLNRGGLIFMYIGFGASLSIFLYHGALKGIPESLDDAAKIDGCNKFQTFWYIIFPLLKPMSVTVGVLNVIWIWNDYLLPSLVIGGNGTETIPLKLFFFFGQYTKQWHLALAGLTISILPVIIAYFFAQKQIIKGISDGAVK is encoded by the coding sequence ATGAGTAATCGCCGGCTGCTCTACCTGGTTGAGATTATGGGAATCCTTCTAGCCCTGGTCTGGCTCTTCCCATTTTATCTAATGGGAGTAAACGCGTTTAAAGAAAAACGAGATATTTTCGCTGATACAATTGGACTTCCGGAAACATGGACATGGGATAATTTTGTCCAAGCCTTTGAACAATTAGGATTCATAAATGCTTTTGGGAATTCATTATTGATTACGGGTGTCAGCACCGTGTTAATAATCATCTTTTCTGCCATGGCAGCCTATGCTTTGTCACGAAACAAGAGTAAGTTCAGCTCTTGGATATTCTTCGTATTTGTGGCATCCATGTTAATCCCGTTTCAATCGGTCATGATTCCACTTGTGGCTCAATTTGGTAAACTCGACATGCTTAATCGAGGCGGCTTAATTTTTATGTATATAGGGTTTGGAGCAAGTCTCTCTATTTTTCTCTATCATGGGGCATTAAAAGGAATTCCAGAGTCACTTGATGATGCAGCTAAAATTGATGGGTGTAATAAATTTCAGACTTTTTGGTATATTATCTTTCCGTTATTGAAACCGATGTCCGTTACAGTTGGTGTATTAAATGTTATTTGGATCTGGAATGATTATTTATTGCCTTCTCTCGTGATTGGCGGCAATGGGACGGAAACCATTCCATTGAAGTTGTTCTTCTTCTTTGGTCAATACACGAAACAATGGCATTTGGCGCTTGCTGGTCTAACGATTTCCATACTACCTGTGATTATTGCGTATTTCTTTGCACAAAAACAAATTATCAAAGGCATTTCAGATGGAGCTGTTAAGTAA
- a CDS encoding sugar phosphate isomerase/epimerase family protein, which yields MKLGVFTVLFADKSFEEMLDYVKESGVKAVEIGTGGYPGNNHCPLEELLESEAKRQAYLEAVHSRGLTISAFSCHGNPLSPDKAFADKCHDTFVKTIQLAELLEVPVVNTFSGTPGDQEDAKYPNWPVAPWPNEYSKVLEWQWEEKLVPYWKKWGKYAEDHHVKIGLELHGGFLVHTPYTLLKLREKTCEAIGANLDPSHLWWQGIEPVGAIKILGKAGAIHHFHAKDTFLDQENINMYGLTDMQPYSSVQTRSWNFRSVGCGHSIQEWSDIISALRTFGYDYVVSIEHEDPLMSIEEGFHRAVRNLNSVLINESPAEMWWL from the coding sequence ATGAAATTAGGAGTATTTACTGTACTATTCGCTGATAAATCCTTCGAAGAAATGTTGGATTATGTAAAAGAATCCGGGGTAAAAGCAGTTGAAATCGGCACTGGCGGATATCCTGGCAACAACCATTGTCCGCTTGAAGAGTTGTTAGAAAGTGAAGCTAAAAGGCAAGCCTATTTGGAGGCAGTGCATTCGCGTGGATTAACGATTAGTGCTTTCAGTTGTCATGGTAATCCCTTGTCACCCGATAAAGCATTTGCCGATAAATGTCATGATACCTTTGTTAAAACGATTCAACTTGCCGAGCTACTGGAAGTTCCTGTCGTAAACACCTTTTCAGGTACCCCGGGAGATCAGGAAGATGCCAAATACCCAAACTGGCCTGTAGCACCATGGCCGAATGAGTATAGTAAAGTTTTGGAGTGGCAATGGGAAGAAAAATTGGTTCCCTATTGGAAAAAATGGGGGAAATACGCTGAGGACCATCATGTGAAAATCGGGCTGGAACTTCATGGAGGATTCCTTGTTCATACACCCTATACGTTACTGAAGCTTAGGGAGAAAACATGCGAAGCTATAGGCGCAAATCTTGATCCAAGTCATTTGTGGTGGCAGGGCATCGAACCAGTAGGAGCCATTAAAATTCTTGGTAAAGCTGGTGCCATTCATCATTTTCATGCTAAAGATACCTTCTTAGATCAAGAAAATATCAATATGTATGGCTTGACTGATATGCAGCCTTATAGCAGTGTGCAGACACGTTCATGGAATTTTCGATCAGTTGGATGCGGCCACAGTATTCAAGAATGGTCTGATATTATTAGTGCCCTGAGGACATTCGGATATGACTATGTTGTCAGTATTGAGCATGAAGATCCACTAATGTCGATTGAAGAAGGATTCCATCGCGCTGTCCGTAATTTGAATTCCGTTCTGATTAATGAAAGCCCAGCTGAAATGTGGTGGCTTTAA
- a CDS encoding Gfo/Idh/MocA family protein, translating to MRKLKVGVIGCGSIARYRHLAEYQAHENVEITAVCDVVQERALEMAEKFGAAAYTDYQELLKNGEIEAVSICTPNALHAPMSITALQSGKHVLCEKPMATSLAEAEAMIEAAKVNKKKLMIAHNQRFVPSHDKAHELIQAGDLGRIYSFRTAFGHGGPEGWSIDGANSWFFDKKQAFIGAMGDLGVHKTDLMRFLLNEEFTEVAAFIETNAKQNTEVDDNAVFILKTENGIIGTLAASWSYDAKEDNSTIIYGEKGILRLEDDPDHSLIIHYTNGQTVKENLGGIQTNEEGGQEDSGVITRFVKSILLDTVPPVNGDEGMKSLKVILGALDSNKTKKIITL from the coding sequence ATGCGAAAATTGAAGGTAGGAGTCATTGGCTGTGGAAGTATTGCAAGATATCGCCATCTTGCAGAATACCAGGCACATGAAAATGTTGAAATAACAGCTGTCTGTGACGTTGTCCAAGAAAGGGCACTCGAAATGGCAGAAAAATTTGGAGCAGCTGCATATACTGATTATCAGGAACTGCTTAAGAACGGTGAAATAGAAGCAGTGAGTATTTGTACTCCCAATGCCCTCCATGCTCCAATGTCAATTACAGCCCTACAGTCTGGAAAACATGTGCTGTGTGAGAAGCCAATGGCGACATCTTTAGCCGAAGCGGAAGCAATGATTGAGGCTGCAAAAGTAAATAAAAAGAAATTAATGATCGCTCATAATCAACGATTTGTTCCCTCCCATGATAAAGCTCATGAACTGATTCAAGCTGGCGACCTAGGCAGAATTTATAGCTTTAGAACGGCATTTGGTCATGGAGGCCCGGAAGGCTGGAGTATTGATGGAGCCAACAGCTGGTTCTTTGATAAGAAACAGGCATTTATCGGAGCTATGGGTGATTTGGGTGTGCATAAAACGGATTTAATGCGATTTTTACTTAATGAAGAATTTACAGAAGTGGCAGCATTTATAGAGACAAATGCAAAGCAAAATACAGAGGTTGATGACAATGCAGTATTTATTTTAAAAACAGAAAACGGAATTATTGGAACCTTGGCTGCGAGCTGGTCTTATGATGCGAAAGAAGATAATTCCACCATCATATATGGAGAAAAAGGAATTCTGCGTTTAGAGGATGATCCCGACCATTCATTAATCATTCATTATACTAATGGTCAAACAGTGAAGGAGAACCTTGGGGGAATTCAAACCAATGAAGAAGGAGGGCAGGAGGATTCAGGAGTCATTACTCGTTTTGTAAAGAGTATACTCTTGGACACGGTTCCTCCAGTCAACGGGGATGAAGGGATGAAGTCATTAAAGGTGATTTTAGGAGCACTTGATTCCAACAAAACCAAAAAAATCATTACATTATAA
- a CDS encoding Gfo/Idh/MocA family protein: MEKIKLGIVGAGGISRDRHIPAFQKLQDKVVLYGIQDIEELRAKDLALKNNIEHVFTNYHDMFQEVDAVLVATPNKFHAEITIAALEAGCHVLCEKPMAITTAECEAMIEAASKAGKVLSIAYHYRFMREAQAAKVVIQQGEIGLPYVGRVQALRRRKVPGWGLFTNKDLQGGGGLIDYGCHLLDLALWLMGDPEPIEISGTTYNYISKGHEQVNQWGKFDSTTFDVDDHATGYIKFANGASLLLETSWAANIRGDANTLSLSGTDGGLDLWPFTLNKAKYGMLLNSEAEWIPGDETPDVQQAENFVDSCLGYSEPLVKPYEALKVSKIIEAIYKSSESGKSIHLDLKEREIT; the protein is encoded by the coding sequence ATGGAAAAGATAAAATTGGGGATTGTTGGAGCAGGCGGCATCTCTCGTGACAGACATATCCCGGCTTTTCAAAAACTTCAGGATAAAGTCGTTCTTTATGGGATTCAAGATATTGAGGAACTGAGAGCAAAGGATCTTGCATTAAAAAATAATATTGAACATGTCTTTACGAATTATCATGATATGTTTCAAGAAGTCGATGCAGTCCTCGTAGCGACACCTAATAAATTTCATGCAGAGATTACGATTGCAGCTCTTGAAGCAGGATGTCACGTTTTATGTGAAAAACCAATGGCGATTACAACGGCTGAGTGTGAAGCGATGATAGAGGCAGCAAGTAAAGCAGGGAAGGTCTTATCTATTGCATACCATTATCGCTTCATGAGAGAGGCACAAGCTGCTAAAGTTGTTATTCAACAGGGAGAAATTGGCCTTCCATATGTAGGGAGGGTTCAAGCGTTACGCCGTAGAAAGGTGCCTGGATGGGGCCTGTTTACCAATAAAGATCTCCAAGGCGGAGGCGGTCTGATTGATTATGGCTGTCATTTACTTGACTTAGCGTTATGGCTGATGGGAGATCCAGAGCCGATTGAAATCTCTGGAACCACCTATAATTATATAAGCAAGGGTCATGAGCAAGTTAACCAATGGGGGAAATTCGACTCGACAACGTTTGATGTAGATGATCACGCAACCGGCTATATTAAATTTGCTAATGGAGCTTCTTTATTATTAGAAACTTCTTGGGCAGCGAATATTCGTGGAGACGCAAACACACTAAGCCTCTCAGGAACTGATGGGGGACTTGATTTATGGCCGTTTACCTTAAATAAAGCCAAGTATGGCATGTTATTGAACAGTGAAGCTGAATGGATTCCTGGTGATGAAACGCCTGATGTGCAGCAAGCTGAAAACTTCGTTGACAGCTGTCTTGGTTACTCTGAACCGCTGGTGAAGCCATATGAGGCCTTAAAGGTTTCAAAAATTATTGAAGCTATTTATAAGAGTTCAGAAAGCGGAAAGAGTATACATTTGGATTTGAAGGAGAGGGAGATTACATGA
- a CDS encoding ThuA domain-containing protein, translated as MKVVVWNENRHEKTNAAVSAIYPKGIHGAIAEFLQAQGIDASTATLDEPEHGLSEEVLNETDVLLWWGHKAHDDVNDEIVERVYQRVLQGMGLIVLHSGHFSKLFKKLMGTTCDLKWREDGEKERIWVVDPSHPIAEGIGEYFELEQEEMYGEHFDIPAPDQLVFLSWFEGGEVFRSGCTYTRGNGRIFYFRPGHETYPTYYNQNVQRVIQNAVEWVKPVKRIRPEYGHSQAIEDLSSKNKQ; from the coding sequence ATGAAAGTGGTTGTTTGGAATGAAAATCGTCATGAAAAAACGAATGCGGCTGTATCAGCAATCTATCCAAAGGGGATTCATGGTGCAATTGCAGAGTTTCTTCAAGCACAAGGCATAGATGCATCTACGGCAACGCTGGATGAACCAGAACATGGATTGAGTGAAGAGGTATTAAACGAGACCGATGTCTTGCTATGGTGGGGACATAAGGCACACGATGATGTGAATGATGAGATTGTTGAACGCGTTTATCAGCGGGTTTTACAGGGCATGGGGCTCATTGTTCTTCACTCAGGACATTTTTCGAAACTTTTCAAGAAATTAATGGGGACCACTTGTGATTTAAAATGGCGTGAGGATGGAGAAAAGGAACGGATTTGGGTCGTGGATCCCAGCCATCCGATTGCCGAAGGAATTGGAGAGTATTTTGAGCTGGAGCAGGAAGAAATGTATGGAGAGCATTTCGATATACCTGCCCCTGACCAACTAGTCTTTCTCAGCTGGTTTGAAGGCGGCGAAGTTTTCAGAAGCGGCTGTACATACACTCGTGGAAATGGTCGAATATTTTATTTTAGACCGGGGCATGAAACGTACCCGACCTATTATAATCAGAATGTTCAAAGAGTCATTCAGAATGCAGTTGAATGGGTTAAACCAGTTAAAAGAATTCGACCTGAATATGGACATTCCCAAGCAATCGAGGATCTATCATCAAAGAATAAACAATAG